In Planctomycetota bacterium, the DNA window ACCAGGTGCCCGACGCCGACGTCGATCGCGAGAAGTGGATCGAGCTGAGCGGCAGCATCATCGCCACTACCCTGGGCTTCAACCCGCCCAGCGAGCCCTACAGCATCCTGATCGCCAACGAGCCGCTGCTGGCCTCCAACCGCATCAACGTGCCGCTGGACCTCAGCCCCAACGTTGACGTGAGCTTCTGGAGCGAGCACCGCGGCGTCGAGGCCGGTGAGACCCTCGTCGCCGAGTACTTCAGCACCTTCTTCGACGAGTGGCGTGAGCTGACCACCGTCGTCTCCGACGGCAGCGACCAGACCGAGTTCGTGCAGCACACCATCGATCTGCCGCTGGACGGCTACGGCGAGACCTTCCGCCTGCGATTCCGCGCCCCGGGCAGCGACGCCACAGACCAGTGGTACATCGACGACGTATTCGTCGGCGAGCCCGACTCCACCGGCTGCCGAGCCGACTTCGACGGCGACGGCGCGCTGACCATCTTCGACTTCCTGGCCTTCCAGAACGCCTTCGACTCGGGCGATCTCGCCGCCGACTTCGACGGCGACGGCGCGCTGACCATCTTCGACTTCCTGGCCTTCCAGAACGAGTTCGACGCGGGCTGCCCGTAGAACACTCGCCAGCAGCAGCAACGCTAATGCGACACGCGGGGCGGCCCCAGGGGCCGCCCCGCTTTTTTGCAGGTGATCGGCGCTGCGATCAGGTCGGGGCTTCGACGGTCTGCAGCAGCTGCTCGAGGATGGCCTCGGCCTCGCCGCCGTCGGCCTGCTCCATCGCGCCCCGCACGATGATCCGGTGCGCGCACACGTACGGCACGTTCTCGAGCACATCCTCGGGGATCACGTAGTCCCGGCCGGCGATCATCGCAGTCGCCCGCGCCACCTGCGTCAGCGCCAGCGAGCCGCGCGGCGACAGCCCCAGCCGCAGATCCGGCGACGCGCGCGTCGCCCGCGCGATCGCGATGACGTACTCCAGGATCCGATCGTCCACCGTGACCGCGTCCACGCGGGACTGCAGCTCCGAGAGCGTGTCGAGGTCCATGACGGGCTCGAGCGTCGGCAGCGCGTTGCGCGCCGGCCGGCTCTGCAGCACCCGCAGCTCCGTCGCGGGCTCGGGGTAACCCAGCCGCGAGCGCATCAGGAAGCGATCGAGCTGGTTCTCGGGCAGCAGGTACGTGCCCTCGAACTCGTAGGGGTTCTGCGTCGCGATCACCATGAACGGCCGGGGCAGCGCGTAGGACACGCCGTCGACGCTCACGGTCGCCTCGCTCATCGCCTCGAGCAGCGCCGTCTGCGTCCGGGGCGTCGTCCGGTTGATCTCGTCGGCCAGCACGACATTGGCGAAGACCGGCCCCCGCTTGAACACGAACTCGCCCGTGTCCCGCTCGAAGATGCTCACGCCGATGATGTCGCTGGGCAGCAGGTCGGGGGTCATCTGCACGCGGGAGAACTCGCCCTGCACGCTGCGCGCGATGGCGCTGGCCAGCACCGTCTTGCCCACGCCCGGCACGTCCTCGATGAGCAGGTGACCCCGGGCCAGCATCGTGCGGATCACCCGATCCACCGCCGCCGGATTGCCCAGGAAGACCGAGGCGATGTTCTCGCGGAGGGCCGCGATCGGATCGGCCATGCATACCTCCTCGCCGGCGGTCCCCCAGGGCCCCGCAGAGGCGGAGCGTACGCGAGGAGAAGGCTCCGAGAGACTCGCCGCAGGGCACCATGCCCGCTACCCTTACGCCCCTCCGGCCGGCCGGTCGGGGGGAGGGCCCCGTTCGGGCGGAGGGACGCGTGCAGACGGCCGATTCCACCGAGTCCATCGCGCTCTACGGCGTCCGCGCGACGGCCGTGGGCGTCGCGATCTCGGTGGCCGCCGCGGCCGCAGCCGTGCTGATCTACGGATTGGCCAACGGGCTCACCGCGGACGCCAAGGCCCTGTACATGCCCCTGTCCGCGGCAAGCGTCCTCATGGCCCTCAGCTGGCTGTCCGCCGCGGGGGTCGCGGCCCTCACCGGTCCCTACCGACCCGCCCAGGCCGGCTTCTCGTGGCTCGTGCTCTCGGCCGCCCGCAACCTGCTGCTGCTCGTTGCGGCCGCCGCCGCCGCCCTGGCGATGCCGGACGCCGGCATGCCGCTGTGGATCGGCCTGGTCGCCGGCGGCGTCGCCGGCGTCGCGGCCGACTCCGTCCTGGCGGCCCGCGCGATCGCGACCCACCCGACACGCGCCACGAGCGCACTGCCCGGAGGACCGCGTTGATGCCCCTGAGCGCCGAGTTCCTCGCGCCGATGCTCGCCGCCGCCGAGGCCGGCGGCGTGCCGAGCCCCGTCGACCACATCGTGGTCCACCCGTTCCTCAACGTCGGCGGCTGGTGGATCTGGTCGTCGGCAACCGCCAACCTGCTCATCTCGGGCGTGCTCATGCTGCTGCTAGGCATGTTCGTGGCCAAGCGCATCCGCACCGGGCCGAGCACGCAGGGCGAGCAGGCCTACCTCACCAAGGGCAAGTTCGCCTCCATGGTCGAGGTGCTCATCGTCGCGCTGCGGGACCAGTTCATCCGCCCGGTGCTGGGCGAACGGGCCGACCGCTTCCTGCCCTTCCTGCTGTGCGTCTTCTTCTTCATCCTCATCAACAACCTGCTGGGCATGATCCCGCTGCTCGACATCAACATGCTCATCAACTTCTACGCGGTCGAGTCCGGCCTGGCCTCGGGACCGAAGTGGAAGGACCTGCACATCGCCCCCTTCGGCGGCACCGCGACGCAGAGCATCTGGGTCACCGGCGGGCTCGCCCTGGTCGCGGGCCTGGTCATCAACATCGCCGGCGTCATGCGGCTGGGCGTGGGCGAGTACGCCAAGCACCTCACCGCGGGCACCCCGGTCTACCTGTGGCCCATCATGGTTCCGGTCGAGATCATGGGCACGCTGATCAAGCCCATCGCGCTCGCCCTGCGTCTATTCGCGGTCATGACGGCGGGCCACATCCTCCTGGCGGTCATGTTCGTCTTCGTCGAGCTGATCGCCCGCGCCACCAGCCTCGGGATCATCGTGGCCATCCCGTTGTGGATCCCGGTGCTGTTCATGGCCGTCTTCATCTTCGTGCTGGAGGTCTTCGTCAGCTTCCTCCAGGCCCTCATCTTTATGTTCCTCACCGCGGTCTTCATTAGCCTGCTGGACCACCACGGCGACCACGCCCACGAGCACGACACCCACGTACCTTCCGCGGCGCAGCCCGCGTAAACCCCTGAGCACTTCCGGCGGGGCCGGATGAGGATTCGAGAAAGGACGACAGACCCATGACGTTGAAGAGCTTCGCCCTTGCCGTGATCGCGATGGCCCTGTTCCTGCCGGCGATGGCCCTCGCCCAGGAAGCGCCCCTCGAAGTCCAGGTCGCCGAGGCGGCCGCCGTGCCCACCCACTACGGCTTCGCGGCCATCGGTGCCGGCATCGCCCTCATCGGCGGCGGCATCGGACTGGGCCTGGTCGGCAAGGGCGCGGTCGAGTCCATCGCCCGCCAGCCCGAGGCCGGCGGCACCATCGGCCAGAACATGATCATCGTTGCCGGCCTGATCGAGGGTGCCACGCTCGTCGGCGCCCTGGTGGGCCTGCTGGTCGTGCTCATCCGCTAACAGCGTTACCGCCGCGCACGCCGCACTCGGGCGGCGTGCGCCCAGGAGGCCGCCATGCCCCGCCCAGGAACCATGTCGTTGGGAGCCATCCCGTGGGCGTCGGCCGCGGCCGTCGCCGTCCCCCTCGCGCTGCCGGCGATCGCGCTGGCGGCCGAGGACGGCGAGAAGGGCACCGTCATCCCCGGCATCAAGCAGGGCGTGCCGATGATGATCGCCGCCCTCCTAACCTTCGGCGTCGTCTTCTTCCTGCTCTCCAAGTACGCCTGG includes these proteins:
- a CDS encoding MoxR family ATPase, with protein sequence MADPIAALRENIASVFLGNPAAVDRVIRTMLARGHLLIEDVPGVGKTVLASAIARSVQGEFSRVQMTPDLLPSDIIGVSIFERDTGEFVFKRGPVFANVVLADEINRTTPRTQTALLEAMSEATVSVDGVSYALPRPFMVIATQNPYEFEGTYLLPENQLDRFLMRSRLGYPEPATELRVLQSRPARNALPTLEPVMDLDTLSELQSRVDAVTVDDRILEYVIAIARATRASPDLRLGLSPRGSLALTQVARATAMIAGRDYVIPEDVLENVPYVCAHRIIVRGAMEQADGGEAEAILEQLLQTVEAPT
- the atpB gene encoding F0F1 ATP synthase subunit A, which translates into the protein MPLSAEFLAPMLAAAEAGGVPSPVDHIVVHPFLNVGGWWIWSSATANLLISGVLMLLLGMFVAKRIRTGPSTQGEQAYLTKGKFASMVEVLIVALRDQFIRPVLGERADRFLPFLLCVFFFILINNLLGMIPLLDINMLINFYAVESGLASGPKWKDLHIAPFGGTATQSIWVTGGLALVAGLVINIAGVMRLGVGEYAKHLTAGTPVYLWPIMVPVEIMGTLIKPIALALRLFAVMTAGHILLAVMFVFVELIARATSLGIIVAIPLWIPVLFMAVFIFVLEVFVSFLQALIFMFLTAVFISLLDHHGDHAHEHDTHVPSAAQPA
- a CDS encoding ATP synthase F0 subunit C, with amino-acid sequence MALAQEAPLEVQVAEAAAVPTHYGFAAIGAGIALIGGGIGLGLVGKGAVESIARQPEAGGTIGQNMIIVAGLIEGATLVGALVGLLVVLIR